The sequence below is a genomic window from Pempheris klunzingeri isolate RE-2024b chromosome 12, fPemKlu1.hap1, whole genome shotgun sequence.
AGCAAATATGTCATCGCCACTATCAAAGCCTCAGATCATTGTGCACATTCAGAAGAGTTTGAACTACACGGTTTTCGACAGTAAATGGATTCCCTGCAGCGCGAAGTTTGTCTGCCTGGGGAACTTTCCCAGAGGAACCGGGATAATGCAAATATATGAAGTTCAGCACGGAGAAGCTCAGCTTATTAAGGAGGTACATATCATGTTAACGTTTTACTACAGGTTTGCTCTAATTTCCCTCATAAATGCACCATGCCAACGGCTTATTTTAGagttagccagctagcttatCTGTAAGGTTTCTAGAAAAGTCTGGACAAGTGactgtctccatggcaactggCAACATGAGGACAGCCTGTGTGACCTCTGCCAGGCAAAAGTTTCTTAAcaaccctgcacacacacacacacacacacacacagagagacatgcAGTAGATTACAGATGGTGCCGGAACTGTTACCGTACAATATACAGCGTAAACGTCTCTACCTGCCCAACTTGGTGCACCTGTTCATTACaaaacactgatcagcagcTCTTCCAGTATCTGAGAGGTTGCTAACAATTAACATGTCCATCAGTGCACAGACTTAAGCTCAGACCTTCATCTGCCTCCACTGAAGGCAGTAGCACCTCACAACAGACTGACAGTACGACTCTGGGACATGTGTTTACAGCCTGCTCACATCCAACTGTGcatgtatatatttacatgcTTAGCTATCTATAACACTTCTCATAATGTACATGCATTTACTaaattacaattaattaatgacaGGCATCACCTGTCTAACACAgcatcatgttttatatttcatgttttattttagatttttgatgGAGGGAGCCTGAGACTCAAGAATTTCATTGACAGCAACTGCTTCCTATAATATGtcatatgacaataaaagaacTTGAACATGAATTGAGAACATTTTCAATTGTGTTGTGTCATactaacaacaaaaacagacaatgtGTCCTTATGAGTATGCAGCTTTATGAACAGACACAAAGATATCTGCTCCTACCGTACCACCATGTCACTGCTTGTTGCATTGGGCCATTCTTGAACTTGCTCTTGTATATTTCAGGTTGAGAAACCCAAACCCATAAAGTGTGGAACATTTGGGGCCACCTCTCTTCAGCAAAGACACATAGCAACGGGGGACTTTGATGGAAATCTCAATATatggtattttattttatctgtgtCTTTGTCAGTAATGTCCTGAAATGAGCTGGAGAAAGATTTGAATTTAGGTTTTAATCCCAAACCACTTCATGTCCTAACTGTAGAGCCTCAATTCAAAGCAAGATTTATTGACAATAGCTCATTTGAACAATTGTTATTGGCCCTTACTGAGGTTATTTGATATTTGTAAGATGTAGtgatgtctgactgagctgcaaGTGAGTTCACACTGACCCTGTCTTTAAGCCTGCTGGTTCATTCAGAGCATGTGCTTCTGTTGTCCGCAGGAATCTGGAGATGCCTGAAGTGCCAGTTTACACTGTAAAGGCGCACCAAGAGATAGTGAACAGCATTGATGGTGTTGGCGGCCTCGGGATTGGCGATGGTGCTCCTGAGATAGTCACAGGAAGTAGAGACGGTAAGACTGTTAAGTTTAATGTAGTTTACAGTTAAAACCTTTTCAAAGCAGCGGCGTAAAGAAAATGATGTACAGAAATGAGTTCGCTAAAACATCAAATTCCTTTGGGTGCTGCAGGGACAGTAAAGGTGTGGGATCCCAGGCAGAAGGACTCACCTGTGGCCAACATGGAGCCCGTGGAAGGAGAAACCAAGAGGGACTGCTGGACTGTGGCATTTGGTGTGTAAAATATCCAATCCAAATCAACTCTGGAGGTGTGTCTTTACTACAAATGAAAACTGAGTTGATTTTCCTTTGACCCTCTCATTACAGGTCACGCCTTTAATGATCAGgaccgctgtgtgtgtgctggttatGACAACGGGGACATCAAACTCTTTGACCTGCGGAATATGTCTCTACGGTGGGAAACCAACATTAAAAATGGGGTGAGGTGAAAACTTGCATTGAACAAAAAAGTTGTTGATGTTAAATATTTTCCTTGAATTTCTTCAGTCGTGTAGCCAGTGTGGCACCGCAGCAAGAAAATTACAGACATTTCTGAAGAAAATAGGAACTCAAACTGACAGTAATTCAGTCAACTGAGCTCTGAAGCACAAAGAGTCGTCCTCATATTTAGAACTGATGTTTTTATTAGGATAAACTGCCCAAATATATGTTACTTCTTTTGCACTGCAACCTGCACTTGAACCCTAACGTAGACAAAAACAGGGACAGATGGTGAGCCGGAGCTGAAAATTACTTCCCAGCATCATTTAGACAGTATATGAAACCACAGGGGAAGCCTGAGGTGAATACACGTTCCCTTCACACGCCACATACAAAGCACTGCACTGATTTTATTACTCGTCTCTCTTATTCATCACCTCATGAATGTAGATGAACCAGCCAGGGGCCATTATGTCCATTTCAACATGTTCTGTTGGAGGGAAAATAGTTTCTGATGGAGCTGTGCGTGTGATAAATGTCCAGGGAGTGactgttattttttcttacaCCATGACCAGGTATGCTGTGTGGAGTTTGACAGGAAAGACATCAACATGAACAAGCTGGTGGCCACCTCACTGGAGGGAAAATTCCACGTCTTTGACATGAGGACCCAGCACCTCACCAAGGGCTTTGCCTCCGTTTCCGAAAAGGTAATTGAGCCGGGTGGAGAGAGCCAGACGGATGTTTGGCTCCTATGTATGGGAAAAATGTCAAAaggttattatcattattattatttttacatttgtatgGTGCTGAGGGAATCGGGGGCTCACATCGTTTTGACCGTTTTCACAGCTGGAAGTGTTTGGGGGTTGTGTTTGTCTAACATTCTCCATGGCTTTGTGACATTGGCCAAAAATGACAGTGCGccagtgaggagagagaagtGTGGCTTTTTGTGGGAAAATGCtagaaaaacacacttaaatCGACATTAGTGCACAGCCCGGCTCGCCGAGTGTTTGCAAGGTCTGAGAGATCAGAGGCCTCAGCTTTTCTAAATATTTGTCCAGTTCTTCAACAGTGGGCACATCAATGTCTCCAACCATGAATCATAGAGCTCCACCACATATTTTGGTCCAAAGTAAGATATCATTGCAGCTCCACTGACAAGTCTGAACAAAAAGCTTTGGAcatttaaaattacattatCTGTATATCACACATTTGCcatttttgacagattttttaAAGTAGgatgtagtttgtttttttattgtctttccCACGtcagcatgtttgtgttgtattaCCACATCAGTGGTTTAAATGGACTCATTAATAGCGTTCCTACTATTTTTCTGAAGGTGTTCTGCTCTTCATTTTAGGCTCACAAGTCGACTATCTGGCAGGTGAAGCATTTGCCTCAAAATAGAGACATCTTTATGACTACAGGGGGAGCAGGCAACTTACATCTGTGGAAATAGTAAGAAATCCATCTTTTAACTACAGCGTTTTGTCTCATTTAAGATATATTTGTTGttataaaaatcttttttttactaCAGACCAGTCTATAAAcaacttgtttgtgttttcaaattATTTCCAGTGAGTATCCCGCTCAAAGAAACAAGAAGGACTCAGATGGCGTGGACGTGGGCGTAGCTGGTTCTGTCAACCTCCTACAGAACGTCACTCTGTCCACTCAGCCAATCGCCAGCCTGGACTGGAGCCCCGACAAGcagggcctgtgtgtgtgttcgggcTTTGACCAGTCTGTCCGCGTGCTCATTGTCACCAAACTCAACCTGGTGTGACGAAGTCGAGCTCAACAAAGACTGATGATGAAGGTCTGTGCAGCCTGATAAGACGTGTGTAAATCACTGCCCTTTGATTTGTCTGGATTGTCTGTTAGAAGACGACAATTTCCAACTGCGAGTCCTGGCAGCTGTCTATCAAGATTTTGTAGAATTGACACTCATCTTTAGACTTATCTTGCCAGAAAACTGTTTAACTCAAATGAACGAAATCCTTTGTTGggtttatgttgttttgtttctgttaaatGTGCTTGTCTGTTATCCTGCAGTGCAGATGTACCCCTGTAACACATGGCTACATTTCCTGTGTCATCAAACAGCCTCTATTGGGATGAAGAAATGAGTCTCATGGCCTTTGGCTTGGAATAACACTTTGGGGATCAAGATTTAATtcctttttctatttaaattttTGTTGGACGCTCCCTTAAATACCCATCTATCTAGTGAACGTTGTCCAGCTTTGTCCATTGTTAAAGCTGTCACTTTTGATATGTCATTTTTATTGAGACATCTgtgttttcaaattaaatatgctTTTGGAGAAAACATTTccttttaatattaattattagaATACATATTGTTTATGACATCAGGTGTAAGTAAAGTCAAGACGTATATGTCTGTATATGTGAACAGAAAAATTGTTGAGACAAAAAAACTAGTCTTTCTgatatacagtaaacacactgttACTCACTGAAGGATTCAAAAAGATAAATACGGGTGTTTGTTTGAGGGTCACAGGTGTTTTCATATCCAGCATTTGAACCTGAAGAAATCTTGTAGGTCCTGATCGTCCTCCTGCCTGTCATGGATCCTAGCGTAGACACTCTTCAGCAGCTTGGTCATGGACTTTCCATCCAAGATGTCGACGTATTTGTCTATGCAGCCTAGAAACACAGCCACAGATTAATACATCAAACATGACGGAAGACACCTCATGTAATAATGTACTGACAGTCTTATGATAATCAAATGATTCTAACCTGACTTGCTCTGTGCTTAGTCAGTGATTTATCTGACATCATGCTGCATGTATGAACTCTATGTAATGTGCCATGCCATCTATCTGGCTAGCCACAAGCTGAATGTCAGACATCTCTATAAATAGCATGTCATGGCATGTCACATGGGCTTGGCTGCATGACTTCAATACAACACcataataaaataacacatttgttaAATATGGTCACAGTGACTACTAAGAGAATTGTGATTTGCAGATAAATGGTAAGTGCAGGGATTGTTTAAACATGCCCGTCGTTCAAgataacactaataataataataataacttggatttatatagcaccttaCAAGACAACCAAGGACGCCTTACATAGAGAGCTGAGAGAGATGGGTGGGATTTGTCACGtagaaaaaagtgtaaaaagggcgaccattttattttttactaaaGAATATGGAGGTCTGTCCCTAATTTTCTGTAAATACTGCggtataattaaaaaaatacagtttatcaAAGAATATTAATTACTATCGCATGTAGAGCATTTATAATAATAGGAACAGTAATCACTTAGGCCCATGACTTTGCCGTAGGCTACGAGGCTGGGACCCAGCTGCGGGTGCTCATACTGCTCCAGCGCCATCAGCATGCGGACGATCTCTCCTGTGATGAAGGCATCATCGAAGCTTTGCTCGGCCACAGGCTTCAGAGGGAACCTGCAGTACACCTCCACCGCAGCCTGAGGATCTGACGGCTCCAGCAGCTGTGCAAGCTCAATGTAGGCATCGTGGACCtggacagtcagtcagttcatCAAACATGTCTTATCTCAGCTGAGGGAAATCAAGACCAGACTTCTGCAAACAGCTTGACAATCTCTACAAACTACCTTACTTCTTAAAAAAGTAGATGAGTTGTAAAATACTGAAACTAAGAGCAACAGCTTTCTTGTCTCGATCACAACATATTCTACCATTTACACagtatgtttttaaaagattttataaAACCAAATGCTGTGTAATTTAACCCAATCCAACAGAGGAGCATGTAATCATTCCACTGGAGTTAATCACTGGAGTCACACTGTCGGCTGGGTGTGAAACTGGTGATGTTATATTATTTTACAACCATTGAAAGCTGCATTGTAAAGGCATTGAGGAAATGCCTGAAAACTCCATAACGTCACAGATAAGAACTGACCCCTGGGGCCA
It includes:
- the dnaaf10 gene encoding dynein axonemal assembly factor 10, with the protein product MSSPLSKPQIIVHIQKSLNYTVFDSKWIPCSAKFVCLGNFPRGTGIMQIYEVQHGEAQLIKEVEKPKPIKCGTFGATSLQQRHIATGDFDGNLNIWNLEMPEVPVYTVKAHQEIVNSIDGVGGLGIGDGAPEIVTGSRDGTVKVWDPRQKDSPVANMEPVEGETKRDCWTVAFGHAFNDQDRCVCAGYDNGDIKLFDLRNMSLRWETNIKNGVCCVEFDRKDINMNKLVATSLEGKFHVFDMRTQHLTKGFASVSEKAHKSTIWQVKHLPQNRDIFMTTGGAGNLHLWKYEYPAQRNKKDSDGVDVGVAGSVNLLQNVTLSTQPIASLDWSPDKQGLCVCSGFDQSVRVLIVTKLNLV